Proteins from a single region of Streptomyces glaucescens:
- a CDS encoding C40 family peptidase produces the protein MARGKRGLISAAVTVVCAVTVLAAPGTAFAASAAPHPAPTPAATPPATPPAPSAAAQDRELEAVREKLDELYRAAASATDAYNAAEEKAELQSRQIAELAKRIAEARKTLAGLKDRAGAAARAQYRSGGLPPEARLVLSDDPDAFLDGTGRVRQGERATRHLIEETRRTRQDLETYSADAAAQFRKLEANRKARAAAQKKIEKQIAAAEKLESRLEKEERERLAELEREAARKAQNAWLDTGVLDGAEGEATTRGEQAVKYATAQIGKPYVWGAEGPESYDCSGLTSQAWANAGQGIPRTSQEQWKQLRRVDVTDMRPGDLVVYFDDASHVGMYIGDGKIVHAPRPGRTVTIAGAGSMPILGVVRPDAG, from the coding sequence ATGGCAAGGGGCAAGCGCGGCTTGATCTCGGCGGCCGTGACCGTCGTCTGCGCGGTCACCGTACTCGCGGCACCCGGCACGGCGTTCGCGGCGTCCGCCGCCCCGCACCCCGCGCCCACCCCCGCCGCCACACCCCCCGCCACCCCTCCGGCGCCCTCGGCCGCCGCGCAGGACAGGGAACTCGAGGCCGTCCGCGAGAAGCTGGACGAGCTCTACCGCGCGGCCGCCTCCGCCACCGACGCCTACAACGCGGCCGAGGAGAAGGCCGAACTCCAGTCGCGGCAGATCGCCGAACTGGCGAAGAGGATCGCCGAGGCCAGGAAGACCCTGGCCGGCCTGAAGGACCGCGCGGGCGCCGCGGCCCGCGCCCAGTACCGCTCCGGGGGCCTGCCGCCCGAGGCCCGCCTCGTGCTCAGTGACGACCCGGACGCGTTCCTCGACGGCACCGGCCGGGTCCGCCAGGGCGAGCGCGCCACCCGGCACCTGATCGAGGAGACCCGGCGCACCCGGCAGGACCTGGAGACCTACTCCGCGGACGCCGCCGCCCAGTTCAGGAAGCTGGAGGCCAACCGCAAGGCCAGGGCCGCCGCCCAGAAGAAGATCGAGAAGCAGATCGCGGCGGCGGAGAAACTGGAGTCCCGGCTGGAGAAGGAGGAACGGGAGCGGCTGGCCGAGCTGGAGCGGGAGGCGGCCCGCAAGGCGCAGAACGCCTGGCTGGACACCGGCGTCCTCGACGGCGCCGAGGGCGAGGCCACCACCCGGGGCGAGCAGGCCGTGAAGTACGCCACGGCCCAGATCGGCAAGCCGTACGTCTGGGGCGCCGAGGGCCCCGAGTCGTACGACTGCTCCGGACTCACCTCACAGGCCTGGGCCAACGCCGGCCAGGGCATCCCGCGCACCTCGCAGGAGCAGTGGAAGCAGCTCCGCCGGGTCGACGTCACGGACATGCGCCCCGGTGACCTGGTCGTCTACTTCGACGACGCCAGCCACGTCGGCATGTATATCGGCGACGGCAAGATCGTCCACGCCCCGCGCCCCGGCCGCACGGTCACGATCGCGGGCGCCGGCTCGATGCCGATCCTGGGAGTCGTCCGGCCGGACGCGGGCTGA
- a CDS encoding class I SAM-dependent methyltransferase, with protein MGTVTRGTTNPNRLRRMDRWIAVTHGAELRRAADPVAVDLGYGAAPWTAVELLARLRAVAPRARVVGVEIEPARVAAARPYERDGLAFRHGGFEVPVERRPHLIRAANVLRQYDEDEVAAVWARLCARLAPADPAAGSRGGLLVEGTCDEIGRRHVWVALGPEGPRTVTFATRLGSLERPSDLAERLPKALIHRNVPGEPVHAFLRDFDRAWAAAAPYAAYGARQRWIRAVRDLTADWPVTDRQTRWRQGEVTVRWEALAPRG; from the coding sequence GTGGGAACGGTGACCCGCGGGACGACCAACCCCAACCGGCTGCGCCGCATGGACCGCTGGATCGCGGTCACGCACGGCGCCGAGCTGCGCCGCGCCGCCGACCCGGTCGCCGTCGACCTCGGTTACGGCGCGGCTCCCTGGACGGCCGTCGAGCTGCTGGCGCGGCTGCGGGCCGTCGCGCCCCGCGCGCGCGTGGTGGGCGTCGAGATCGAACCGGCCCGGGTCGCGGCGGCACGGCCGTACGAGCGCGACGGGCTCGCGTTCCGGCACGGCGGCTTCGAGGTGCCCGTCGAGCGCCGCCCGCACCTCATCCGCGCGGCCAACGTGCTGCGCCAGTACGACGAGGACGAGGTCGCCGCCGTCTGGGCGCGGCTGTGCGCCCGGCTGGCCCCCGCCGACCCGGCGGCCGGCTCGCGCGGCGGACTGCTGGTCGAGGGCACCTGCGACGAGATCGGCCGCCGGCACGTGTGGGTCGCGCTCGGCCCCGAGGGCCCGCGCACGGTCACCTTCGCGACCCGGCTCGGCTCCCTGGAGCGCCCCTCGGACCTGGCGGAGCGGCTGCCCAAGGCGCTGATCCACCGCAACGTGCCCGGCGAGCCGGTGCACGCCTTCCTGCGCGACTTCGACCGCGCCTGGGCCGCCGCCGCGCCCTACGCCGCGTACGGCGCCCGGCAGCGCTGGATCCGCGCGGTGCGGGACCTGACGGCGGACTGGCCGGTGACGGACCGCCAGACACGCTGGCGGCAGGGCGAAGTGACCGTGCGCTGGGAGGCGCTGGCGCCGCGCGGCTGA
- a CDS encoding YbjN domain-containing protein: MGEAQRQAAQIIEGVLKDAELEWESPEPGHYVVKLPGTRKLSTTVSLIAGRHSLSLNAFVIRHPDENEAGVHRWLLERNLRLYGVGYAVDPLGDVYVTGRLPLAAVTPEEVDRLLGQVLEAADGAFNNLLELGFASAIRKEYDWRVSRGEPTRNLDAFRHLIERPGD; this comes from the coding sequence ATGGGTGAGGCACAACGGCAGGCCGCGCAGATCATCGAGGGCGTCCTGAAGGACGCCGAGCTGGAGTGGGAGAGCCCGGAGCCCGGCCACTACGTGGTGAAGCTCCCCGGCACCCGCAAGCTGTCGACGACCGTGTCGCTGATCGCGGGCAGACACTCCCTGTCCCTGAACGCGTTCGTCATCCGCCACCCCGACGAGAACGAGGCGGGCGTCCACCGCTGGCTCCTGGAGCGCAACCTCAGGCTCTACGGCGTGGGTTACGCCGTCGACCCGCTCGGCGACGTCTACGTCACCGGCCGGCTGCCGCTGGCCGCCGTCACCCCCGAGGAGGTCGACCGGCTGCTCGGCCAGGTCCTGGAGGCCGCGGACGGCGCCTTCAACAACCTCCTCGAACTGGGCTTCGCGAGCGCGATCCGCAAGGAGTACGACTGGCGGGTGTCGCGCGGGGAACCGACGCGGAACCTGGACGCGTTCCGTCATCTGATCGAGCGGCCGGGGGACTGA
- the mshA gene encoding D-inositol-3-phosphate glycosyltransferase, with translation MSQYIGRLGRRSPAAPPRLRLHRRPRRVAMLSVHTSPLHQPGTGDAGGMNVYIVELARRLAAINIEVEIFTRATTGGLPPSVPLAPGVLVRHVDAGPYEGLAKEELPAQLCAFTHGVMQAWAGHRPGHYDLVHSHYWLSGHVGWLAAQRWGVPLVHAMHTMAKVKNANLADGDTPEPAARVIGETQIVAAADRLIANTDEEAGELVRHYDADPAKVAVVHPGVNLERFSPADGRAAARARLGLPQDALIPLFAGRIQPLKAPDVLLRAVAVLLDRHPALRSRILVPVVGGPSGSGLAKPEGLQKLAARLGIADVVRFRPPVDQDRLADWFRAASVLVMPSYSESFGLVAIEAQASGTPVLAASVGGLPVAVRDGRTGVLVQGHDPAAYARVLHDFAADPTLTDRMGAAAAAHARAFGWEASAAATAEVYTAALHAHRRRVRSPHG, from the coding sequence GTGAGCCAGTACATCGGCAGGCTCGGACGTCGCTCCCCGGCCGCGCCCCCGCGCCTCCGGCTGCACCGCAGGCCGCGCCGCGTCGCGATGCTCTCCGTGCACACCTCCCCGCTGCACCAGCCCGGCACGGGCGACGCCGGCGGCATGAACGTGTACATCGTGGAACTGGCCCGGCGGCTCGCCGCGATCAACATCGAGGTCGAGATCTTCACCCGGGCGACCACCGGCGGCCTCCCGCCGTCCGTCCCGCTCGCGCCCGGCGTCCTCGTCCGGCACGTCGACGCGGGCCCCTACGAGGGCCTCGCCAAGGAGGAGCTGCCCGCCCAGCTCTGCGCCTTCACCCACGGCGTGATGCAGGCCTGGGCCGGCCACCGCCCCGGCCACTACGACCTGGTGCACTCCCACTACTGGCTCTCCGGCCACGTCGGCTGGCTCGCCGCGCAGCGCTGGGGCGTCCCGCTGGTGCACGCCATGCACACCATGGCCAAGGTCAAGAACGCCAACCTCGCCGACGGCGACACCCCCGAGCCCGCCGCCCGGGTCATCGGCGAGACCCAGATCGTCGCCGCCGCCGACCGGCTGATCGCCAACACCGACGAGGAGGCCGGCGAACTCGTCCGGCACTACGACGCCGACCCCGCCAAGGTCGCCGTCGTCCACCCCGGAGTGAACCTGGAGCGGTTCTCACCGGCCGACGGCCGTGCCGCCGCCCGCGCCCGCCTCGGACTGCCCCAGGACGCCCTGATCCCCCTCTTCGCGGGCCGCATCCAGCCCCTGAAGGCGCCGGACGTGCTGCTCCGCGCGGTCGCCGTGCTGCTGGACCGGCACCCCGCGCTGCGCTCCCGCATCCTCGTCCCCGTCGTCGGCGGCCCCAGCGGCAGCGGCCTGGCCAAGCCGGAGGGCCTGCAGAAGCTCGCCGCGCGCCTCGGCATCGCCGACGTCGTCCGCTTCCGCCCGCCCGTCGACCAGGACCGCCTCGCCGACTGGTTCCGCGCCGCGTCCGTGCTGGTCATGCCGTCGTACAGCGAGTCGTTCGGCCTGGTCGCCATCGAGGCACAGGCGTCCGGCACACCGGTCCTCGCGGCCTCCGTCGGCGGCCTGCCGGTGGCGGTCCGCGACGGCCGCACCGGCGTCCTCGTGCAGGGCCACGACCCGGCGGCCTACGCGCGCGTGCTGCACGACTTCGCCGCCGACCCCACCCTGACCGACCGCATGGGGGCGGCCGCCGCCGCCCACGCCCGCGCGTTCGGCTGGGAGGCGTCCGCCGCCGCCACCGCGGAGGTCTACACGGCCGCGCTGCACGCCCACCGCCGTCGCGTACGCTCGCCCCATGGGTGA
- the fxsT gene encoding FxSxx-COOH system tetratricopeptide repeat protein: MPDESELIFVSHAERDDQWAQWAAWHLEQAGYRVELGLWHWRAGDDFVTRMNEALEQASAVVAVLSPHYFEPGRYTEEQWRAAVARGGRFIPVVVEPLKPGQLPAFLSSRIQVDLHELPGEAEAVKALTEAVRGRGRPEHPPAYPPAAAPGPQPRFPATASAAAVVWEVRRRRNPHFTGRDEVIGELRGKLLAERHAAVQALHGTGGIGKTQVALEYVYRFREHYDIVWWIDAEQADQIPVHYAELAARVGVAKPDAGVEFNARYALDELRSRERWLIVLDNAEEPERLETWLPDGPGHVLITSRNPGWKQIVPGLPLGVFSRAESLDHLRGHLPTLATEDAEALAEALGDLPLALAQAAGALGDGMPPDRYLEVLRTDTAQLLDHDKAHDYRSTLTATVTIAMDRLEADHPGATAVLRLAALLGPEPIPTAWLVAARDRLATVPGDTGDFRWPRPALQPLARYGLAVVSPDAFQVHRLTQAVVREGLDPDRRDALWDDVVSLLTAADPGDSELPESWPRWSALAPHLTAGMTVLCRRAAIRPLLLSAARYLVRSAQWRAARDFAAGLHASWSGHLGENHVDTLHAASMETWAMEGLGHDPDMLPRVRDILERRRATLGEDHPDTLDSTYDLATALHGIGRYAEALALHQDVGERRARVLGEDAPDTLRSVQSMARALTVLGRFDEGLRVTFDALGRYRATLGEEHPDTLRSLRDAAASLSYVGRYKDAYRTAHEAYERIRAVMGDNHPETLSAAHGLTMAMTALERHTDAQDLIMDTLRRLRRDYGESHPNALELTTSLGLVLARCGRPEDAHELLTDTMEQHLRVYGPDHPGALQCALGIGLTLHGTGRNAEAERYLRDLRRRVHRVLGGENVIADNTTRALAIALAAQGKHREAHKLIAYVQRRAPLKLPVQRRSATRKGRR, translated from the coding sequence ATGCCCGACGAGTCCGAACTGATCTTCGTCAGCCATGCGGAGCGGGACGACCAGTGGGCCCAGTGGGCGGCCTGGCACCTGGAACAGGCCGGGTACCGGGTGGAGTTGGGGCTGTGGCACTGGCGGGCCGGCGACGACTTCGTGACCAGGATGAACGAGGCCCTGGAACAGGCCTCCGCCGTCGTCGCCGTGCTCTCCCCGCACTACTTCGAGCCCGGCCGGTACACCGAGGAGCAGTGGAGGGCCGCCGTCGCGCGCGGCGGACGGTTCATCCCGGTGGTGGTGGAGCCGCTGAAACCGGGCCAGTTGCCGGCGTTCCTGTCCTCGCGGATCCAGGTGGACCTGCACGAACTGCCCGGCGAGGCGGAGGCCGTCAAGGCGCTCACGGAGGCCGTCCGGGGCCGGGGCCGCCCCGAACACCCCCCGGCGTACCCCCCGGCGGCCGCGCCCGGCCCCCAGCCGCGCTTCCCCGCCACCGCCTCCGCCGCCGCGGTGGTGTGGGAGGTGCGGCGGCGGCGCAACCCGCACTTCACGGGCCGCGACGAGGTGATCGGCGAGCTGCGCGGCAAGCTCCTCGCCGAGCGGCACGCCGCCGTCCAGGCGCTGCACGGCACGGGCGGCATCGGCAAGACGCAGGTCGCGCTGGAGTACGTGTACCGGTTCCGCGAGCACTACGACATCGTCTGGTGGATCGACGCCGAGCAGGCCGACCAGATCCCCGTGCACTACGCCGAGCTGGCCGCCCGCGTCGGGGTCGCCAAGCCGGACGCCGGCGTCGAGTTCAACGCCCGGTACGCGCTGGACGAGTTGCGGTCCCGGGAGCGGTGGCTGATCGTCCTGGACAACGCGGAGGAACCGGAGCGGCTGGAGACCTGGCTGCCGGACGGGCCCGGGCACGTGCTGATCACCTCCCGCAACCCCGGCTGGAAGCAGATCGTGCCGGGGCTGCCGCTGGGGGTGTTCAGCCGGGCCGAGTCGCTGGACCACCTGCGCGGTCACCTGCCCACGCTGGCCACCGAGGACGCGGAGGCACTGGCGGAGGCGCTGGGCGACCTGCCGCTGGCGCTGGCGCAGGCGGCGGGCGCGCTCGGCGACGGCATGCCTCCCGACCGGTACCTGGAGGTGCTGCGGACCGACACCGCCCAGCTCCTCGACCACGACAAGGCGCACGACTACCGGTCCACGCTGACCGCCACGGTGACCATCGCGATGGACCGGCTGGAGGCCGACCACCCGGGCGCGACCGCCGTGCTGCGGCTGGCCGCGCTGCTCGGGCCGGAGCCCATCCCCACGGCGTGGCTGGTGGCCGCGCGGGACCGGCTGGCGACCGTCCCCGGCGACACGGGGGACTTCCGCTGGCCCCGCCCCGCGCTGCAGCCGCTGGCCCGCTACGGGCTGGCCGTCGTCAGCCCGGACGCGTTCCAGGTGCACCGGCTCACCCAGGCGGTGGTGCGCGAGGGACTCGACCCGGACCGGCGGGACGCGCTGTGGGACGACGTGGTGAGCTTGCTCACCGCCGCCGACCCCGGCGACTCGGAACTCCCCGAGTCGTGGCCGCGCTGGTCGGCCCTCGCTCCGCACCTGACGGCGGGGATGACGGTCCTGTGCAGGCGGGCGGCCATACGGCCCCTGCTGCTGTCCGCGGCCCGGTACCTGGTGCGCAGCGCCCAGTGGCGCGCCGCCCGGGACTTCGCCGCGGGCCTGCACGCGAGCTGGTCCGGCCACCTCGGCGAGAACCACGTCGACACCCTGCATGCCGCCAGCATGGAGACCTGGGCCATGGAAGGGCTCGGGCACGACCCGGACATGCTGCCCCGGGTGCGGGACATCCTGGAGCGCCGCCGCGCGACCCTGGGCGAGGACCACCCCGACACCCTGGACTCCACGTACGACCTCGCCACGGCGCTGCACGGCATCGGCCGGTACGCCGAAGCCCTCGCCCTGCACCAGGACGTCGGAGAGCGCCGCGCCCGCGTACTCGGCGAGGACGCTCCGGACACCCTGCGCTCGGTGCAGAGCATGGCACGCGCGCTGACCGTGCTCGGCCGGTTCGACGAGGGCCTGCGCGTCACCTTCGACGCCCTCGGCCGCTACCGCGCGACCCTCGGCGAAGAGCACCCGGACACCCTGCGTTCGCTGCGCGACGCCGCCGCCTCGCTCAGCTACGTCGGCCGGTACAAGGACGCCTATCGCACCGCCCACGAGGCGTACGAGCGCATCCGCGCCGTCATGGGCGACAACCACCCGGAGACGCTGAGCGCGGCGCACGGCCTCACCATGGCGATGACCGCCCTGGAGCGTCACACCGACGCGCAGGACCTCATCATGGACACGCTGCGACGGCTGCGCCGCGACTACGGGGAGAGCCATCCGAACGCGCTGGAACTGACCACCAGTCTGGGTCTCGTGCTGGCCCGCTGCGGCCGCCCCGAGGACGCCCACGAGCTGCTGACGGACACGATGGAACAGCATCTGCGGGTGTACGGCCCGGACCATCCCGGTGCCCTCCAGTGCGCCCTGGGCATCGGGCTGACGCTGCACGGCACGGGGCGCAACGCCGAGGCGGAGCGGTACCTGAGGGACCTCAGGCGCCGGGTCCACCGGGTCCTGGGCGGGGAGAACGTGATCGCCGACAACACGACCCGGGCGCTGGCGATCGCGCTCGCGGCCCAGGGCAAGCACCGCGAGGCGCACAAGCTGATCGCGTACGTCCAGCGCAGGGCTCCGCTGAAACTGCCCGTCCAGCGCCGGTCGGCCACGAGGAAGGGCCGCCGCTGA